In one Campylobacter insulaenigrae NCTC 12927 genomic region, the following are encoded:
- a CDS encoding glycosyltransferase — translation MIPCKISIHKVKNNEFQNARAWGFENNKNHPTYLRFYIDKFINADVCLYLDVDMLVVDDISELFSLDLKDKFGACVLDSIYMLNHIIQAKNNEENIKLNPNYHFNTGFLLLNLKEWKKANIKKQALEFLKLYDPIFCDQDILNIIFKDKIYLLPLEWNFVRFSLMQNVTFKCEDENYMIRYTRKQHEYALSNLKIIHYNTDIKPWKFSHDFKDNSLVQSFHKTWWDYCF, via the coding sequence ATTATCCCATGTAAAATTAGTATACATAAAGTAAAAAATAACGAATTTCAAAATGCTAGAGCTTGGGGTTTTGAAAACAATAAAAATCATCCAACATATTTAAGATTTTATATAGATAAATTCATTAATGCTGATGTATGCTTATATCTTGATGTTGATATGTTGGTTGTTGACGATATTAGCGAACTTTTTTCACTTGATCTAAAAGATAAATTTGGTGCTTGTGTTCTTGATTCTATATATATGCTAAACCATATAATTCAAGCTAAAAATAATGAAGAAAATATAAAATTAAATCCAAATTATCATTTTAACACTGGTTTTTTATTACTTAACCTAAAAGAATGGAAAAAAGCAAATATAAAAAAACAAGCTTTAGAATTTTTAAAATTATACGATCCTATCTTTTGCGATCAAGATATATTAAACATTATATTTAAAGATAAAATTTATTTATTACCATTAGAATGGAATTTTGTAAGATTTTCCCTAATGCAAAATGTAACCTTCAAATGTGAAGATGAAAATTATATGATTAGATACACAAGAAAACAACATGAATATGCATTATCAAATTTAAAAATAATACATTATAATACTGATATAAAACCTTGGAAATTTTCTCATGATTTCAAAGATAATAGTCTTGTACAAAGTTTTCATAAAACTTGGTGGGATTACTGCTTTTAA
- a CDS encoding ATP-dependent DNA helicase — translation MVLERLIACLDTGNVFLSGGAGVGKTHLVLELIKFYRSKGKVVIVLGSTAISAYALGGITLHSFFAFKRCQNYNELYYEDRKQKDKLDKLRRILKQCDLLIIDEISMVSSWHMEMIYYRLNYFEFNGKLLLVGDFFQLPPVINKNYSQSLFQDSYYAFSSHIWQEFKLQYAKLSFPKRTDDKKFYEYLFHIRIGEIDFETINYFKMMLINKNKLMSYEDEYTLLCATNKKTNYINERKLKILNTSEIIFDAKYEKIDLSLDDKTLNQWIEGLNSMFHLKVKIGAKIIFCVNNKEEGYFNGEQGKIIDFIYEDNECLILIEKNNEDIIKLRPYEYTFEDYIIKDNEKIEVSIKAKFIQYPIKLAYAITIHKSQGMSIDKLICDIDGIFEKGQLYVCLSRAINPKNLKITYNHQLPFEDYFLKALKYDKNVKRFYQEQKFVDLEKGL, via the coding sequence ATGGTTTTAGAAAGATTAATTGCATGTCTTGATACTGGTAATGTTTTTTTAAGTGGAGGTGCTGGTGTTGGTAAAACGCATCTTGTTTTAGAATTGATAAAGTTTTATAGATCTAAGGGAAAAGTAGTAATAGTTTTAGGATCAACTGCTATTAGTGCTTATGCATTGGGAGGTATTACTCTACATAGTTTTTTTGCATTTAAAAGATGTCAAAATTACAACGAACTTTATTATGAAGATAGAAAACAAAAAGATAAATTAGATAAATTGAGACGAATTTTAAAACAATGTGATTTATTAATCATTGATGAAATCTCTATGGTAAGTTCTTGGCATATGGAAATGATTTATTATAGATTAAATTATTTTGAATTTAATGGTAAATTATTATTAGTTGGAGATTTTTTTCAACTTCCTCCAGTGATAAACAAAAATTATTCTCAATCTTTATTTCAAGATAGCTATTACGCTTTTTCATCTCATATATGGCAAGAATTTAAATTGCAATATGCAAAATTATCATTTCCAAAAAGAACTGATGATAAAAAATTTTATGAATATTTATTTCATATAAGAATTGGGGAGATAGATTTTGAAACAATAAATTATTTTAAAATGATGTTAATAAATAAAAATAAGCTAATGTCTTATGAAGATGAGTATACATTACTGTGTGCAACAAATAAAAAAACAAATTATATAAATGAAAGAAAATTAAAAATTTTAAATACAAGTGAAATAATATTTGATGCAAAATATGAAAAAATTGATTTAAGTTTAGATGATAAAACTTTAAATCAATGGATTGAAGGATTAAATTCAATGTTTCATTTGAAGGTTAAAATAGGTGCTAAAATTATTTTTTGTGTAAATAATAAAGAAGAAGGATACTTTAATGGAGAACAAGGAAAAATTATAGATTTTATATATGAAGATAATGAATGTTTAATTCTTATAGAAAAAAATAATGAAGATATTATTAAATTAAGACCTTATGAGTACACTTTTGAAGATTATATTATAAAAGATAATGAAAAAATTGAAGTGAGTATAAAGGCCAAATTTATACAATATCCTATAAAATTAGCTTATGCTATAACTATACATAAGTCTCAAGGAATGAGTATAGATAAATTGATATGTGATATTGATGGAATTTTTGAAAAAGGACAATTGTATGTGTGTTTATCAAGAGCAATTAATCCTAAAAATTTAAAGATTACTTACAATCATCAACTTCCTTTTGAAGATTATTTTTTAAAGGCTTTAAAATATGATAAAAATGTAAAAAGGTTTTATCAAGAGCAAAAATTTGTTGATTTAGAAAAAGGATTATAA
- a CDS encoding flagellar basal body-associated FliL family protein — protein MKIFILCIFAVLYSVADTISIEKFKTDLYSKTGSNILKKIELDLEFEGNKLEENKIKDALNTIISSYFYEDLFTEVGKNNFKETLLKFSNKKYKTQIEYIYIIRVNSIKEFDMEELKKILKDNLKLDEEASDFQELPLQQKNIRQDVNETKMNDINLSNDKNTSVNKEANVSKEAMDMILKTMEDAQKQMLLPHKNEELF, from the coding sequence ATGAAAATATTTATTTTGTGTATTTTTGCCGTGTTGTATTCTGTAGCAGATACTATAAGCATTGAGAAATTTAAGACAGATTTATATTCAAAAACAGGAAGTAATATTTTAAAAAAAATAGAATTAGATTTGGAATTTGAAGGTAATAAACTAGAGGAAAATAAAATCAAAGATGCTTTAAATACTATTATTTCAAGTTACTTTTATGAAGATTTGTTTACAGAGGTTGGAAAGAATAATTTCAAAGAAACTTTATTAAAATTTAGCAACAAAAAGTATAAAACACAAATAGAATATATTTATATTATCAGAGTTAATTCTATAAAAGAATTTGATATGGAAGAATTAAAAAAAATTCTAAAAGATAATCTTAAATTAGATGAAGAAGCTAGTGATTTTCAAGAATTACCGCTTCAGCAAAAAAATATAAGGCAAGATGTAAATGAAACTAAGATGAATGATATCAATTTAAGCAATGATAAGAATACTAGTGTTAACAAAGAAGCAAATGTAAGCAAAGAAGCTATGGATATGATTTTAAAAACTATGGAAGATGCACAAAAACAAATGCTCTTGCCACATAAAAATGAGGAATTATTTTAA
- the lolA gene encoding LolA-like outer membrane lipoprotein chaperone, producing MKYLFVLIFIFSQLLAFDINFKNFSSDFIQKVYNNNSSIEYKGNFIISQNKAFWNYIYPNSKQIYINQHEITIIEPQLEQVIFTKIQNLPNLQQIFKKAKKITEETYEANYENVKYKINFKNNKISNISYTDELQNSVAIYLFNQKIDEKIDEKKFIPKIPNHYDIVNN from the coding sequence ATGAAATATTTATTCGTACTTATTTTTATCTTCTCACAACTTTTAGCTTTTGATATTAATTTCAAAAATTTTAGCAGTGATTTCATACAAAAAGTATACAATAACAATTCTTCTATAGAATACAAAGGAAATTTTATTATTTCTCAAAATAAAGCATTTTGGAATTATATTTATCCTAATTCCAAACAAATTTATATTAATCAACATGAAATAACAATTATTGAGCCTCAATTAGAACAAGTAATTTTCACAAAAATTCAAAATTTACCAAATCTTCAACAAATTTTTAAAAAAGCCAAAAAAATCACTGAAGAAACATACGAAGCAAATTATGAAAATGTAAAATATAAGATTAATTTTAAGAATAATAAAATTTCAAATATTTCTTATACAGACGAACTGCAAAATTCTGTTGCAATCTATCTCTTTAATCAAAAAATAGATGAAAAAATAGATGAAAAAAAATTTATACCAAAAATTCCAAACCACTACGATATAGTAAATAATTAA
- the secA gene encoding preprotein translocase subunit SecA → MFFNVFKAIFGTKNDREIKKYLKRVSQINALEAKYQQLNDEEIKKSFADFQIKVQNKEQTLEQVLNDVFAIVREVGKRTLNMRHFDVQLIGGMVLHEGKIAEMKTGEGKTLVATLPVVLNAMNKKGVHVVTVNDYLAKRDAEQMSAIYNFLGFSVGVILSEDHSDEAHKKAYECDITYGTNNEFGFDYLRDNMKFSISDKVQREHNFVIVDEVDSILIDEARTPLIISGPTNRTLDGYIKANEVARRMQKGKAGLAPQESPTGDFVVDEKNRTIIITESGISKAEKLFGVENLYSLDNAILAHQLDQALKAHNLFEKDVHYVLRNKEIVIVDEFTGRLSEGRRFSDGLHQALEAKEGVKIQEESQTLADITFQNYFRMYKKLAGMTGTAQTEATEFSQIYNLDVVSIPTNIPVARVDKDDLIYKTQNEKFKAVIEEIKKANAKGQPVLVGTASIERSEVFHDMLVKERIAHHVLNAKNHEQEALIIQDAGKKGAVTIATNMAGRGVDIKINDEVRALGGLYIIGTERHESRRIDNQLRGRSGRQGDPGISRFYLSLEDNLLRIFGGDRIKNIMDRLGIEEGEHIESRIVTRAVENAQKKVESLHFESRKHLLEYDDVANEQRKTIYNYRNELLDENFNIQSKILKNISEYCGYIISQIHANIESENFSFFDSLKQKIIYECNIELSENDFKDLNEIESESKLIEILEKRYQEKMSFINEQEARKIERILYLQILDNLWREHLYQMDILKTGIGLRSYNQKDPLVEYKKESYNLFMELVERIKFDSLKLLFNVVFTQHNAQELEEKAHDANEKLIANTTENGVDEEGKAQIHKVPRNSPCPCGSGKKYKDCHGKSGPKKGILA, encoded by the coding sequence ATGTTTTTTAATGTATTTAAAGCAATATTTGGGACAAAAAATGATAGAGAAATAAAAAAATACCTAAAAAGAGTATCTCAGATTAATGCTTTAGAAGCAAAATATCAACAATTAAACGATGAAGAAATAAAAAAAAGTTTTGCAGATTTTCAAATTAAAGTTCAAAATAAAGAACAAACTTTAGAGCAAGTTTTAAATGATGTATTTGCTATTGTTCGAGAGGTAGGTAAAAGAACTTTAAATATGAGACATTTTGATGTACAACTAATCGGTGGTATGGTATTGCATGAAGGTAAAATTGCAGAAATGAAAACAGGAGAAGGTAAAACCTTAGTAGCAACTTTACCTGTAGTATTAAATGCTATGAATAAAAAAGGTGTGCATGTAGTTACTGTGAATGATTATTTAGCTAAAAGAGACGCAGAACAAATGAGTGCTATTTATAACTTTTTAGGTTTTAGTGTGGGAGTAATTTTGTCAGAAGATCACAGTGATGAGGCGCATAAAAAAGCATATGAATGTGATATTACTTATGGCACAAATAATGAATTTGGCTTTGATTATTTGCGAGATAATATGAAATTTTCAATTTCAGATAAAGTTCAAAGGGAGCATAATTTTGTTATAGTTGATGAAGTTGATAGTATTTTAATAGATGAAGCAAGAACTCCATTGATTATTAGTGGACCCACCAATAGAACTTTGGATGGATATATAAAAGCAAATGAGGTTGCTCGACGAATGCAAAAAGGCAAGGCAGGACTTGCCCCACAAGAATCACCAACAGGTGATTTTGTAGTAGATGAAAAAAATCGAACTATAATAATAACTGAATCTGGAATTTCAAAAGCTGAAAAGTTATTTGGAGTTGAAAATTTATACAGTTTAGATAATGCTATTTTGGCTCATCAATTAGATCAAGCTTTAAAAGCACATAATTTGTTTGAAAAAGATGTTCATTATGTTTTGAGAAATAAAGAAATCGTAATTGTTGATGAATTTACAGGTCGTTTAAGTGAAGGAAGGCGTTTTAGCGACGGATTGCATCAAGCACTTGAGGCAAAAGAAGGGGTTAAAATTCAAGAAGAAAGCCAAACTTTAGCTGATATTACGTTTCAAAATTATTTTAGAATGTATAAAAAATTAGCTGGTATGACTGGTACAGCACAAACTGAAGCGACAGAATTTTCTCAAATTTACAATTTGGATGTAGTTTCTATTCCTACAAATATACCAGTTGCAAGAGTAGATAAAGATGATTTAATTTATAAAACTCAAAATGAAAAATTTAAAGCAGTGATAGAGGAAATAAAAAAAGCTAATGCTAAAGGACAGCCTGTATTGGTAGGTACAGCAAGTATTGAAAGAAGTGAGGTATTTCACGATATGCTTGTAAAAGAACGCATAGCCCATCATGTACTTAATGCTAAAAATCATGAACAAGAGGCTTTGATTATACAAGATGCAGGAAAAAAAGGTGCTGTAACTATAGCTACAAATATGGCTGGACGTGGGGTTGATATAAAAATTAACGATGAAGTAAGAGCTTTAGGAGGGCTTTATATTATAGGAACAGAGCGTCACGAAAGCAGAAGAATAGATAATCAATTACGTGGTCGTTCGGGTCGTCAGGGCGATCCTGGTATTAGTAGATTTTATTTGAGTTTGGAAGATAACTTATTAAGGATATTTGGTGGTGATCGTATTAAAAACATTATGGATCGATTAGGTATAGAAGAAGGCGAACATATAGAAAGTCGTATCGTCACAAGAGCTGTTGAAAATGCTCAAAAAAAAGTTGAAAGTTTACATTTTGAAAGTCGAAAGCATTTGCTTGAATATGATGATGTAGCAAACGAACAAAGAAAAACTATATATAATTATAGGAATGAGTTATTAGATGAAAATTTCAATATTCAGAGTAAAATTCTTAAAAATATTAGTGAATATTGTGGTTATATTATAAGTCAAATTCATGCAAATATAGAATCTGAAAATTTTTCATTTTTTGATTCTCTAAAACAAAAAATTATATATGAGTGTAATATAGAGTTAAGCGAAAATGATTTTAAAGATTTAAATGAAATTGAAAGTGAAAGTAAGCTTATTGAAATTTTAGAAAAAAGATATCAAGAAAAAATGAGTTTTATAAATGAACAAGAAGCTAGAAAAATAGAAAGAATTTTATATCTTCAAATTTTAGATAATCTTTGGAGAGAGCATTTATATCAAATGGATATCTTAAAAACTGGTATAGGGCTTAGAAGTTATAATCAAAAAGATCCATTGGTTGAATATAAAAAAGAAAGCTACAATCTCTTTATGGAGCTTGTTGAGCGTATAAAATTTGATAGCTTAAAATTACTATTTAATGTAGTATTTACCCAACACAATGCTCAAGAATTAGAAGAAAAAGCTCATGATGCTAATGAAAAATTAATAGCCAATACTACAGAAAATGGTGTAGATGAAGAAGGGAAGGCGCAAATTCATAAAGTACCTAGAAATTCTCCTTGTCCGTGCGGTAGTGGTAAAAAATATAAAGATTGTCATGGTAAAAGTGGTCCTAAAAAAGGGATTTTAGCTTAA